A window of Panicum virgatum strain AP13 chromosome 8K, P.virgatum_v5, whole genome shotgun sequence contains these coding sequences:
- the LOC120645974 gene encoding short-chain dehydrogenase reductase ATA1-like: protein MRDDDEAAWLLLLANKVAVITGAASTVGKAIAQKFFNNGASVFLADKELDKCRSFAEQLIIEKNKDRPNDKTTHLDIFYNNTEFNHVSALLSDSKAFENTMAANFQSVLDSINLASAVMKSQNPKGGCILLRSSTMGLLGDLVPSAYSISQAAAIGVIRAKAAELAVHGVRVNAISQHANVHKRVLKSIFPHAEDDHLEHMINKYIMTKMATEEDVADAAVYLVLRSTVRA from the exons ATgagggacgacgacgaggcggcgtGGCT ATTGCTGCTTGCTAACAAGGTGGCCGTCATCACAGGAGCCGCAAGCACAGTCGGCAAGGCGATTGCCCAAAAATTCTTCAACAACGGCGCCTCGGTCTTCCTCGCAGACAAGGAGCTGGACAAGTGCAGAAGCTTCGCAGAGCAACTGATCATCGAAAAGAACAAGGACCGGCCTAATGATAAAACCAC GCATCTCGACATCTTCTACAACAACACCGAGTTCAACCACGTGTCTGCTCTGTTGAGCGACAGCAAAGCCTTCGAGAACACCATGGCGGCCAACTTCCAGTCCGTCCTAGACAGCATCAATCTTGCCAGTGCTGTGATGAAGAGCCAGAACCCGAAGGGAGGCTGCATCCTCCTGAGGAGCAGCACCATGGGCTTGCTCGGCGACCTGGTGCCGTCGGCGTACAGCATCTCCCAGGCCGCAGCCATCGGCGTGATCCGGGCCAAGGCGGCGGAGCTGGCGGTGCACGGCGTGCGGGTGAATGCTATCTCGCAGCACGCCAACGTTCACAAGCGCGTGCTCAAGTCAATCTTCCCCCACGCCGAGGATGACCACCTTGAACATATGATCAACAAGTACATTATGACCAAGATGGCGACCGAAGAGGACGTGGCCGACGCGGCGGTGTACCTCGTACTTCGGAGTACGGTAAGAGCGTGA